A genomic region of Coriobacteriia bacterium contains the following coding sequences:
- the carA gene encoding glutamine-hydrolyzing carbamoyl-phosphate synthase small subunit, whose product MSARRRAMLALEDGTVFRGWSCGADVEAAGEVVFNTSMAGYQEVFTDPSYAGQIVTMTSPHIGNYGVNGADMESRGVFAAGFVVRELSEVASNWRSEGTLRDFLVEHGVPAIEGVDTRRLTRHIREAGAMRAVLSTLDLDEASLVAMAKASPGLVGRDLVAEVATTASYEWGAPMPPAGEVPVDTGVLPARPQSHVVAYDSGVKFNILRRLAEAGCRVTVVPPTTSASDVLALEPDGVFLTNGPGDPAAVDYLYGSLRELLGKRPVFGICLGHQMLALAVGARTFKLKYGHRGGNQPVMNLLTGRVEITSQNHGFCVDFGSIGQLDPELSGGLTLDVGDLGAWVRARVAPVVRSSSFGPVRLTHVNLNDMTVEGLSLLEVAASSVQYHPEAAPGPHDARYLFDSFMRLMSETPGCDATA is encoded by the coding sequence GTGAGCGCCCGGCGCCGCGCGATGCTCGCCCTCGAGGACGGGACGGTCTTCCGCGGATGGTCGTGCGGCGCCGACGTCGAGGCCGCCGGGGAGGTCGTCTTCAACACCTCGATGGCCGGCTACCAGGAGGTCTTCACCGATCCTTCGTACGCGGGGCAGATCGTCACGATGACCTCTCCGCATATCGGCAACTACGGCGTGAACGGGGCGGACATGGAGTCCCGGGGCGTCTTCGCCGCCGGGTTCGTGGTGCGCGAGCTCTCCGAGGTCGCCTCGAACTGGCGCAGCGAGGGGACGTTGCGCGACTTCCTTGTCGAGCACGGCGTGCCCGCGATCGAAGGCGTCGACACCCGTCGGCTCACGCGGCACATCCGCGAGGCGGGCGCGATGCGAGCGGTGCTGTCGACGCTCGACCTCGACGAAGCGAGCCTCGTCGCGATGGCCAAGGCCTCGCCCGGGCTCGTCGGGCGGGACCTCGTCGCCGAGGTCGCCACGACCGCCTCCTACGAGTGGGGCGCGCCGATGCCGCCCGCGGGGGAGGTGCCGGTCGACACGGGAGTGCTTCCGGCGAGGCCGCAGTCGCACGTCGTGGCATACGATTCGGGAGTGAAGTTCAACATCCTGCGGAGACTGGCCGAAGCGGGATGCCGCGTGACGGTCGTCCCGCCGACTACGAGCGCGAGCGACGTGCTCGCCCTCGAGCCCGACGGCGTCTTCCTCACGAACGGCCCCGGTGACCCCGCGGCCGTCGACTATCTCTACGGGAGTCTTCGCGAGTTGCTGGGGAAGCGGCCGGTCTTCGGGATCTGTCTCGGGCACCAGATGCTCGCGCTCGCGGTCGGCGCTCGGACCTTCAAGCTCAAGTACGGGCACAGGGGAGGGAACCAGCCGGTCATGAACCTGCTAACGGGCCGGGTGGAGATCACCAGCCAGAACCACGGATTCTGCGTCGACTTCGGATCCATCGGGCAGCTCGACCCGGAGCTGTCGGGCGGGCTCACGCTCGACGTCGGCGACCTCGGCGCGTGGGTGCGCGCGCGAGTCGCCCCGGTCGTTCGCTCGTCATCCTTCGGACCCGTTCGGCTGACCCACGTGAACCTGAACGACATGACCGTCGAGGGCCTGAGTCTGCTCGAGGTAGCCGCGTCCTCGGTGCAGTACCATCCCGAGGCCGCACCCGGTCCTCACGATGCGCGCTATCTGTTCGACTCGTTCATGCGCCTCATGTCCGAGACGCCCGGCTGCGACGCCACGGCATAG
- the carB gene encoding carbamoyl-phosphate synthase large subunit, producing the protein MPRRDDIKRILLIGSGPIVIGQACEFDYSGAQACKVLREDGYEVVLVNSNPATIMTDPEFADRTYVEPVTPEFVEKVIARERPDALLPTLGGQTGLNCAVALAESGVLERYGVELIGAKLEVIKKGEDRRLFAEAMARIGLDVPRGGYAYSVHDAEGIATGLGFPVVVRPSFTMGGAGGGIAYNIEELRETTAAGISLSPIGEVLIEQSVLGWKEYEMEVMRDRNDNCVIVCSIENVDAMGIHTGDSITVAPAQTLTDREFQAMRDASFAIMREIGVETGGSNVQFAVEPETGRMVVIEMNPRVSRSSALASKATGFPIAKFAAKLAVGYTLDEIPNDITRETPACFEPSIDYTVVKVPRWAFEKFPGTDPRLTTRMKSVGEVMAIGRTFREALGKAMRSLENGRQGLGLDGKDVFDETHFDRILAEPDDRRLFYLAEALRRGRGTQELHDLTHIDPWFIDQIARTVRVERSLQGRALSDLDAEDLREAKQAGLSDPQVAHLVGADEDDVRSRRLDLGVRPTFKSVDTCAAEFAASTPYYYKTYEEEDEVAPSERPKAMILGAGPNRIGQGIEFDYCCVHAAYALAEEGFETIMVNCNPETVSTDYDTSDRLYFEPLTFEDVMDIVEAERPAGVLVTFGGQTPLKLARRLEAAGVPILGTKPEAIDLAEDRRRFSEVLDRLDIAYPSAGTANTHEEAVEVARRIGFPLLVRPSYVLGGRGMVIAYSEDYLERYMAQAASVSPDHPVLLDKFLEGAIEVDVDAVCDGTDVYIGGVMEHIEEAGIHSGDSACCIPPFSLGEDTVDLIEEHTRSLALEIGVVGLMNVQFAVKDESVYVLEVNPRASRTVPFVSKATGVPLAKVAARVMAGRRLADLGLPASVRELGRFCVKEAVMPFGRFPGADSVLGPEMKSTGEVMGVAGDFPAAYAKSQLAIEYSLPSSGTAFVSVCDRDKRAIVSVARHLNLLGFRILSTKGTARTLKAAGVPVTEIHKVHEGRPNIVDAITNGEVDIVVNTPFGQETRSDGYQIRAAAIRHGVSNITTMSAAQAVVQAIEAIKEGRLDVVALQDFEAGEVAG; encoded by the coding sequence ATGCCGCGGCGTGACGACATAAAGAGGATCCTGCTCATCGGGAGCGGTCCGATCGTGATCGGGCAGGCCTGCGAGTTCGACTACTCCGGCGCCCAGGCGTGCAAAGTCCTTCGCGAGGACGGTTACGAGGTCGTGCTCGTCAACAGCAACCCCGCTACGATCATGACGGACCCGGAGTTCGCGGACCGCACCTACGTCGAGCCGGTCACTCCCGAGTTCGTCGAGAAGGTGATCGCGCGCGAGCGGCCGGACGCGCTCCTGCCGACCCTCGGGGGCCAGACGGGCCTGAACTGCGCCGTCGCTCTCGCGGAGTCCGGCGTCCTCGAGCGCTACGGGGTCGAGCTCATCGGAGCGAAGCTGGAGGTCATCAAGAAGGGTGAGGACCGGAGACTGTTCGCGGAGGCGATGGCCCGCATCGGTCTCGATGTGCCGCGCGGGGGCTACGCGTATTCCGTGCACGACGCCGAGGGTATCGCCACCGGACTCGGGTTCCCCGTCGTCGTCCGCCCGTCGTTCACGATGGGCGGCGCTGGCGGGGGCATCGCGTACAACATCGAGGAGCTGCGCGAGACGACCGCCGCCGGGATCTCCCTCTCGCCCATCGGCGAGGTCCTGATCGAGCAGAGCGTGCTCGGATGGAAAGAGTACGAGATGGAGGTCATGCGCGATCGCAACGACAACTGCGTGATCGTGTGCTCCATCGAGAACGTCGACGCGATGGGCATCCACACAGGCGATTCCATCACGGTCGCGCCCGCGCAGACACTCACGGACCGCGAGTTCCAGGCCATGCGTGACGCGTCGTTCGCGATCATGCGGGAGATCGGCGTCGAGACGGGCGGCAGCAACGTGCAGTTCGCCGTCGAGCCCGAGACGGGCAGGATGGTCGTCATCGAGATGAACCCTCGTGTGAGCCGCTCGTCGGCGCTGGCGAGCAAGGCGACGGGCTTCCCGATCGCGAAGTTCGCGGCGAAGCTCGCGGTGGGGTACACGCTCGACGAGATCCCGAACGACATCACCCGTGAGACGCCCGCGTGCTTCGAGCCCTCGATCGACTACACGGTCGTCAAGGTGCCGCGGTGGGCCTTCGAGAAGTTCCCGGGCACGGATCCCCGTCTCACGACGAGGATGAAGTCGGTCGGGGAGGTCATGGCGATCGGCCGCACGTTCCGCGAGGCGCTGGGCAAGGCGATGCGCTCGCTCGAGAACGGGCGCCAGGGCCTCGGCCTCGACGGGAAGGACGTCTTCGACGAGACCCACTTCGACCGGATACTCGCCGAGCCCGACGATCGCAGGCTCTTCTACCTGGCGGAGGCTCTTCGCCGCGGCCGCGGCACGCAGGAGCTGCACGACCTCACGCACATCGATCCGTGGTTCATCGACCAGATCGCGCGGACGGTGCGAGTGGAGCGCTCGCTCCAGGGACGCGCGCTGAGCGACCTCGACGCCGAGGACCTGCGCGAGGCGAAGCAGGCCGGTCTCTCGGACCCGCAGGTGGCGCACCTCGTGGGCGCGGACGAGGACGACGTGCGCTCGAGAAGGCTCGACCTCGGGGTGAGGCCTACATTCAAGTCCGTCGACACCTGCGCCGCGGAGTTCGCCGCGTCGACCCCGTACTACTACAAGACGTACGAGGAGGAGGACGAGGTCGCGCCGTCCGAGCGCCCGAAGGCGATGATCCTGGGTGCGGGACCGAACCGCATCGGGCAGGGGATCGAGTTCGACTACTGTTGCGTGCATGCCGCCTACGCCCTCGCCGAGGAGGGCTTCGAGACCATCATGGTCAACTGCAACCCGGAGACGGTCTCGACGGACTACGACACTTCGGACCGGCTCTACTTCGAGCCGCTCACTTTCGAGGATGTCATGGACATCGTCGAAGCGGAGCGTCCCGCCGGCGTGCTCGTCACGTTCGGCGGCCAGACGCCGCTGAAGCTCGCGAGGCGGCTCGAAGCCGCGGGAGTCCCCATCCTCGGGACGAAACCTGAGGCGATCGACCTCGCGGAGGACCGGCGGCGTTTCTCCGAGGTCCTCGACCGCCTCGACATCGCCTACCCGTCGGCGGGGACCGCCAACACGCACGAGGAGGCGGTCGAGGTAGCGCGGCGGATCGGGTTCCCGCTGCTCGTCAGGCCGAGCTACGTGCTCGGAGGACGCGGCATGGTGATCGCGTACAGCGAGGACTACCTCGAGCGGTACATGGCCCAGGCTGCGAGCGTGAGCCCCGACCACCCCGTCCTGCTCGACAAGTTCCTCGAGGGCGCCATCGAGGTCGACGTCGACGCGGTCTGCGACGGCACCGACGTCTACATCGGCGGGGTGATGGAGCACATCGAGGAGGCCGGCATCCACTCCGGAGACTCCGCGTGCTGCATCCCGCCTTTCTCGCTCGGCGAGGACACGGTCGATCTCATCGAGGAGCACACTCGCAGTCTCGCGCTCGAGATCGGGGTCGTCGGTCTCATGAACGTGCAGTTCGCCGTGAAGGACGAGTCGGTCTACGTGCTCGAGGTGAACCCTCGCGCCAGTCGCACGGTCCCCTTCGTGAGCAAGGCCACGGGCGTGCCCTTGGCGAAGGTCGCCGCGCGCGTCATGGCGGGACGCCGTCTCGCCGACCTCGGGCTGCCCGCGTCCGTGCGAGAGCTGGGCCGCTTCTGCGTGAAGGAAGCCGTGATGCCGTTCGGGCGCTTCCCCGGCGCCGACTCCGTCCTCGGTCCGGAGATGAAGTCCACCGGAGAGGTCATGGGGGTCGCGGGAGACTTCCCGGCCGCATACGCCAAATCGCAGCTCGCCATCGAATACTCACTACCCTCCTCGGGGACGGCGTTCGTCTCCGTCTGCGACCGCGACAAGCGCGCGATCGTCTCCGTCGCCCGCCATCTGAACCTGCTCGGCTTCCGTATCCTCTCGACGAAAGGCACGGCCCGCACGCTCAAGGCGGCGGGCGTGCCGGTCACGGAGATCCATAAGGTCCACGAAGGGCGTCCGAACATCGTCGACGCGATCACGAACGGCGAGGTCGACATCGTCGTGAACACGCCTTTCGGACAGGAGACGCGCTCCGACGGCTACCAGATCCGCGCCGCGGCGATCCGTCACGGCGTGAGCAACATCACGACGATGTCCGCCGCCCAGGCTGTCGTCCAGGCCATCGAGGCGATCAAGGAAGGAAGGCTCGACGTCGTCGCGCTCCAGGACTTCGAGGCGGGGGAGGTCGCGGGATGA
- a CDS encoding dihydroorotase, producing the protein MALLLKGGRVVDPGSGIDGILDVIVRDGRIVEVGEGLSIPKGETIDCAEKVVLPGLVDAHTHLREPGREDEETIESGTHAAARGGFTAVCAMPNTDPVCDTGSVVRFVVERAAERGVVRVYPIGAMTTGQRGEALAEIGDMVAEGAVAFSDDGHSVSDAGMMRLVMDYVKRFSRPVVSHCEDVTLVGRGVVDEGETSTRLGLPGWPAVAEETVVARDLALAELTGCRLHLAHLSTAGSVRLVREARERGVDVTCEVTPHHLFLDTTALSGYDTDLKMNPPLRPPADREALVTALLDGTIDCIATDHAPHAAHEKEREFELAPFGTTGLETALSLVVTHLVAPGLADWADVARWLCHGPRRALGLPEMRLEAGMEADITVVDPEARIEVTPEWFVSRSRNSAFLGAKLLGKASEVLVSGRFALRNGKVPA; encoded by the coding sequence GTGGCGCTGCTGCTTAAGGGTGGACGCGTCGTCGACCCCGGGTCCGGGATCGACGGCATACTCGACGTCATCGTGAGAGACGGACGCATCGTCGAGGTAGGAGAGGGGCTGTCGATCCCGAAGGGGGAGACCATCGACTGCGCCGAGAAGGTCGTCCTTCCCGGTCTCGTCGACGCCCACACACACCTGCGCGAACCCGGGCGCGAGGACGAGGAGACGATCGAGAGCGGGACGCATGCAGCTGCTCGCGGAGGTTTCACGGCCGTGTGCGCGATGCCCAACACCGATCCCGTCTGCGACACCGGGTCGGTCGTGCGGTTCGTCGTCGAACGCGCGGCCGAGCGCGGTGTCGTGCGCGTCTACCCGATCGGGGCGATGACGACCGGTCAGCGTGGTGAGGCGCTCGCGGAGATCGGCGACATGGTGGCCGAAGGAGCCGTCGCGTTCTCGGACGACGGGCACAGCGTGAGCGACGCCGGCATGATGCGACTCGTCATGGACTACGTGAAGCGGTTCTCCCGTCCCGTGGTCTCTCACTGCGAGGACGTCACGCTCGTCGGACGAGGCGTCGTCGACGAGGGCGAGACATCGACGAGGCTCGGCCTTCCGGGTTGGCCCGCTGTCGCCGAGGAGACGGTCGTCGCGCGCGACCTCGCGCTGGCTGAGCTCACGGGCTGTCGCCTGCACCTGGCGCATCTCTCGACGGCAGGGTCCGTGCGCCTCGTGAGGGAGGCCCGCGAGCGCGGTGTCGACGTCACTTGCGAGGTCACGCCCCACCACCTCTTCCTCGACACGACCGCGCTTTCCGGCTACGACACGGACCTGAAGATGAACCCGCCGCTGCGCCCGCCCGCCGATCGCGAGGCGCTGGTCACGGCGTTGCTCGACGGGACGATCGATTGCATCGCGACCGACCATGCGCCGCACGCGGCCCACGAGAAGGAGCGCGAGTTCGAGCTGGCGCCTTTCGGCACGACCGGGCTGGAGACGGCGCTGTCGCTGGTGGTGACGCATCTGGTCGCGCCGGGCCTCGCGGACTGGGCCGATGTTGCGCGATGGCTGTGCCACGGACCGCGACGGGCGCTCGGGCTTCCCGAGATGCGTCTCGAGGCGGGCATGGAGGCCGACATCACGGTCGTCGATCCCGAGGCGCGTATCGAGGTCACCCCCGAGTGGTTCGTCTCGCGTTCGCGCAACTCCGCGTTCCTCGGGGCGAAGCTGCTGGGCAAGGCGAGCGAGGTGCTCGTCTCGGGGCGGTTCGCCCTGCGCAACGGCAAGGTCCCGGCGTGA
- a CDS encoding universal stress protein codes for MLTTMLVPVDFTDDSALVISAAAGLTGLGVRRVVLVHVVEASGMEGPAIAKKVDSVREGLRKDAERLRACGLDVEVRVPAGDEFHELLVLASELHADGILCGSHGKTVVDQLVAGSVPERMLRDGTIPGLVVRFALLRQEEDPAEPVRRFGSKLLVPTDFSATASRAFSTVTGLPAKSVGSLHLLHVIDSGLTGEKLRKAEDGAEFHLRNLAAMAAEKGMAATVAIRCGEPARAILAEMNERRVTGVAVGTRGRAILAEPLLGSVSMTLLRQASCPVMIVP; via the coding sequence ATGCTCACGACGATGCTCGTTCCGGTCGACTTCACGGACGATTCCGCGCTCGTGATCTCGGCGGCGGCGGGCCTGACGGGTCTCGGCGTACGCCGGGTCGTCCTCGTCCACGTGGTCGAGGCTTCCGGCATGGAAGGTCCCGCGATCGCCAAGAAGGTCGACTCGGTGCGCGAGGGCCTGCGCAAGGACGCTGAGCGGCTGCGGGCGTGCGGTCTCGACGTCGAGGTCCGCGTGCCTGCGGGCGATGAGTTCCACGAGCTTCTCGTCCTGGCGTCCGAGCTCCACGCGGACGGGATCCTCTGTGGCAGCCATGGGAAGACGGTCGTCGACCAGCTCGTCGCCGGGTCCGTCCCCGAGCGGATGTTGAGAGACGGCACGATCCCGGGACTCGTCGTCCGGTTCGCGCTCCTGCGTCAAGAGGAAGACCCCGCTGAACCGGTGCGGCGATTCGGGTCGAAGCTGCTCGTGCCGACCGACTTCTCGGCGACCGCCTCTCGGGCATTCTCGACGGTTACCGGCCTTCCGGCGAAGTCGGTGGGCAGCCTCCACCTGCTGCACGTGATCGATTCCGGTCTCACGGGCGAGAAGCTGCGGAAGGCCGAGGACGGTGCGGAGTTCCACCTGCGCAACCTCGCCGCGATGGCGGCGGAGAAGGGCATGGCCGCGACGGTGGCCATCCGTTGCGGAGAGCCCGCCCGCGCGATCCTCGCCGAGATGAACGAGCGGCGGGTGACGGGTGTCGCGGTCGGCACGCGCGGGCGCGCTATCCTCGCCGAGCCCCTTCTCGGGAGCGTCTCGATGACGCTGCTGCGCCAGGCGAGCTGCCCGGTGATGATCGTGCCGTGA